In Rhodothermus marinus DSM 4252, a single genomic region encodes these proteins:
- a CDS encoding DUF4230 domain-containing protein translates to MQRLRWIGIGLLLAGSLWAGYRLGRWWQRLQLEEVVRRRVVTTVQQEVPASFLVVGTATVMVTVEASSHKEWLGIDLGTTTARVRVPGTVHYGFDVRALRPEMIRLRPDRVVEVVLPPLAVQAVEPQLEALEIETQVGWARLYRSSGRRMEQEALRQVNAALRRQAEAYLTDSPMPRHYAAEALRRLLVPVLAAVGIDSVQVVGAPSRILVEE, encoded by the coding sequence ATGCAAAGGTTGCGCTGGATCGGGATCGGGCTGCTGCTGGCCGGAAGCCTCTGGGCGGGCTACCGGCTCGGGCGCTGGTGGCAGCGCCTGCAGCTGGAGGAAGTGGTGCGCCGGCGCGTCGTGACCACGGTGCAGCAGGAGGTGCCCGCTTCGTTTCTGGTGGTGGGGACGGCCACGGTGATGGTCACCGTGGAGGCCAGCAGCCACAAAGAATGGCTGGGGATCGATCTGGGCACGACCACCGCGCGCGTGCGCGTGCCCGGCACCGTGCACTACGGATTCGATGTACGGGCGCTGCGGCCGGAGATGATCCGGTTGCGTCCGGATCGGGTCGTAGAAGTGGTCCTGCCGCCGCTGGCCGTTCAGGCCGTCGAGCCACAGCTCGAGGCGCTGGAAATCGAGACGCAGGTGGGCTGGGCGCGCCTCTACCGGAGTAGCGGTCGTCGTATGGAGCAGGAAGCGCTTCGTCAGGTCAATGCGGCGCTGCGGCGTCAGGCCGAGGCTTACCTGACCGACAGCCCGATGCCCCGCCACTATGCCGCCGAAGCGCTGCGGCGGCTCCTGGTCCCGGTGCTGGCGGCCGTCGGCATCGACTCGGTGCAGGTGGTGGGCGCACCTTCGCGAATTCTTGTTGAGGAATAG
- a CDS encoding sodium-translocating pyrophosphatase: MEMYVTYLVPLAGLLALFYAFLRTRWISRQDPGTPEMQQIAAAIAEGARAFLRREYSVLSIFVIVVAVLLAIFNAQQPGSSWLIALSFVVGAVCSATAGFIGMTVATRANVRTTNAARTGLGPALNVAFSGGLVMGLSVVGLGLLGLSLLFLLYSEGLAWDYLKVINVISGFSLGASSIALFARVGGGIYTKAADVGADLAGKVYEGIPEDDPRNPATIADNVGDNVGDVAGMGADLFESYVGSIIGTIVLGAAFVPVFQQMDGVHPLAGVLLPMILAGVGIIVSIIGAFFVKVKEGGNPQKALNQGEFGAAFVMAVLAYFIIQWMLPDAWTAESPLIPFTNYTATGVYWAVLIGLAAGVLIGLITEYYTSTHTKPTLVIARQSVTGAATNIIAGLSVGMLSTGLPAVVLALGIIGAYSAAGLYGIAIAALGMLSVTGIQLAVDAYGPISDNAGGIAEMAHLPPEVRERTDKLDAVGNTTAAIGKGFAIGSAALTALALFAAYMQQAHVPTIDVSQPNILAGVLLGAVLPFVFSALAMSAVGRAASDMIKEVGRQFREIPGLREGKARAEYARCVDISTKAAIREMILPGLLAVAAPVVVGLIDKNMLGGLLAGVTVSGVLLAIFQANAGGAWDNAKKRIEAGMEIDGVQYGKGSDAHKAAVVGDTVGDPLKDTSGPSLNILIKLIAVVSLVIAPLLA, encoded by the coding sequence ATGGAGATGTATGTAACCTACCTCGTGCCGCTGGCCGGATTGCTGGCGCTGTTCTATGCATTCCTGCGCACGCGCTGGATCAGCCGTCAGGATCCGGGCACGCCGGAGATGCAGCAGATCGCGGCGGCCATCGCCGAAGGCGCCCGCGCGTTTCTCCGGCGCGAGTACAGCGTGCTGAGCATTTTCGTGATCGTCGTGGCCGTTCTCCTGGCCATTTTCAATGCGCAGCAGCCCGGTTCGTCCTGGCTGATCGCGCTTTCGTTCGTGGTGGGCGCGGTCTGCTCGGCCACGGCCGGCTTCATCGGCATGACCGTCGCCACGCGGGCCAACGTGCGCACGACGAACGCCGCCCGTACGGGACTGGGCCCGGCGCTCAACGTGGCCTTCTCGGGCGGGCTGGTCATGGGTCTGAGCGTGGTGGGGCTGGGATTGCTGGGCCTCAGCCTGCTCTTCCTGCTCTACTCCGAAGGGCTGGCCTGGGATTACCTGAAAGTGATCAACGTCATTTCCGGCTTTTCGCTGGGCGCCTCCTCGATCGCGCTGTTTGCCCGCGTGGGCGGCGGCATCTACACGAAGGCGGCCGACGTGGGCGCCGACCTGGCCGGTAAGGTCTACGAGGGCATTCCCGAAGACGACCCGCGTAACCCGGCCACGATCGCCGACAACGTGGGCGACAACGTGGGCGACGTGGCCGGCATGGGCGCCGACCTTTTCGAGAGCTACGTGGGCTCGATCATCGGTACGATCGTGCTGGGCGCCGCCTTCGTGCCGGTCTTCCAGCAGATGGACGGGGTGCACCCGCTGGCGGGCGTGCTCCTGCCCATGATTCTGGCCGGCGTCGGCATCATCGTGTCGATCATCGGGGCCTTCTTCGTGAAGGTCAAAGAGGGCGGTAACCCGCAGAAGGCGCTGAACCAGGGCGAATTCGGCGCCGCCTTCGTGATGGCCGTGCTCGCCTATTTCATCATTCAGTGGATGCTGCCCGATGCCTGGACGGCCGAAAGCCCGCTCATTCCGTTTACGAACTACACGGCCACGGGCGTCTACTGGGCCGTGCTGATCGGGCTGGCCGCCGGCGTGCTGATCGGACTGATCACCGAGTACTACACGTCCACGCACACCAAGCCGACGCTGGTCATCGCCCGCCAGAGCGTGACCGGGGCGGCCACGAACATCATCGCCGGCCTGAGCGTGGGCATGCTCTCGACCGGACTGCCGGCGGTGGTGCTGGCGCTGGGCATCATCGGGGCCTACTCGGCGGCCGGGCTCTACGGCATCGCCATTGCCGCGCTGGGCATGCTCTCGGTGACGGGTATCCAGCTGGCCGTGGACGCTTACGGGCCGATCTCGGACAATGCCGGGGGGATCGCCGAGATGGCGCACCTGCCGCCGGAAGTGCGTGAGCGCACCGACAAGCTGGATGCCGTGGGCAACACGACGGCCGCCATCGGGAAAGGCTTCGCCATCGGCTCGGCCGCGCTGACGGCGCTGGCGCTGTTTGCCGCCTACATGCAGCAGGCGCACGTGCCCACGATCGACGTGTCGCAGCCGAACATCCTGGCCGGTGTGCTGCTGGGCGCCGTGCTGCCCTTCGTGTTCAGCGCGCTGGCCATGAGCGCCGTGGGGCGGGCCGCTTCGGACATGATCAAAGAGGTGGGCCGCCAGTTCCGGGAGATCCCGGGGCTTCGTGAAGGCAAGGCCCGCGCCGAGTACGCCCGCTGCGTGGACATCTCAACGAAGGCCGCCATCCGCGAAATGATCCTGCCGGGCCTGCTGGCCGTGGCCGCGCCGGTGGTGGTGGGACTGATCGACAAGAACATGCTGGGTGGCCTGCTGGCTGGGGTGACGGTCTCGGGCGTGCTGCTGGCCATTTTCCAGGCCAACGCCGGAGGTGCCTGGGACAACGCCAAGAAGCGCATCGAGGCCGGCATGGAGATCGACGGCGTCCAGTACGGCAAGGGCAGCGACGCCCACAAGGCGGCCGTAGTGGGCGACACGGTGGGCGATCCGCTGAAGGACACCTCGGGTCCGAGCCTGAACATCCTGATCAAGCTGATCGCCGTGGTGTCGCTGGTGATCGCGCCGCTTCTGGCATGA
- the pth gene encoding aminoacyl-tRNA hydrolase produces MAERALIVGLGNPGPRYANTRHNAGFMVVDRLAERYGIAWRSEKGPSLLGWGQLEGCPAGLMKPLTYMNRSGAAVAEVVRYYRIPLERLLVVYDDIHLPPGRIRLRPGGSAGGHNGVEDIIRALGTTAFPRLRIGIGSNFERGRQADYVLSPFTREEWPLIDEALERACQAAVTFACEGIEAAMNRYNRVENSL; encoded by the coding sequence ATGGCGGAACGCGCCCTGATCGTCGGGCTGGGCAACCCGGGACCCCGCTACGCGAACACCCGGCACAATGCCGGTTTCATGGTGGTCGATCGGCTGGCCGAGCGCTACGGCATCGCCTGGCGTTCGGAAAAGGGGCCGTCGCTGCTGGGATGGGGGCAGCTGGAAGGTTGCCCGGCCGGCCTGATGAAGCCGCTCACGTACATGAACCGCAGCGGAGCGGCCGTGGCCGAGGTGGTCCGCTACTACCGCATTCCCCTGGAGCGGTTGCTCGTCGTCTACGACGACATCCACCTGCCACCCGGACGCATCCGGCTGCGGCCCGGCGGTAGTGCGGGCGGACACAACGGCGTCGAAGACATCATCCGGGCACTGGGCACGACGGCCTTTCCGCGCCTGCGCATTGGCATCGGCAGCAACTTCGAACGCGGCCGCCAGGCCGACTACGTGCTCTCGCCGTTCACCCGGGAGGAATGGCCGCTGATCGACGAGGCGCTCGAACGGGCCTGCCAGGCCGCCGTCACGTTTGCCTGCGAGGGCATCGAGGCCGCCATGAACCGATACAATCGCGTCGAAAATTCGCTGTAG
- a CDS encoding 50S ribosomal protein L25/general stress protein Ctc, with amino-acid sequence MATITIEAKPRETGKRAARAIRREGWVPCILYGHHVEPIPFQMLESKLRPLIYTTETHLVKLQLNGKTWDCILKDVEFHPVTDRPLHADFQVLRAEEKVTVTVPVQIVGTAIGVQRGGVLQIVTHELEVTCLPKDIPAHIDIDVSNLDIGDAIHVGDLQFEGLEFEDAPDQTVVVIAAPQLGGVEEEEGAEGEAEAGTGTSA; translated from the coding sequence ATGGCGACCATTACCATCGAGGCCAAACCGCGGGAGACCGGAAAGCGGGCTGCCCGGGCCATCCGGCGAGAGGGATGGGTTCCCTGCATCCTGTACGGCCACCACGTGGAGCCCATACCCTTCCAGATGCTCGAATCGAAGCTCCGGCCGCTCATCTACACGACCGAAACGCACCTGGTGAAGCTCCAGCTCAACGGGAAGACCTGGGACTGCATCCTGAAAGATGTGGAGTTTCATCCGGTGACCGATCGGCCCCTGCACGCCGACTTTCAGGTGCTGCGGGCGGAAGAGAAGGTCACCGTGACGGTGCCGGTGCAGATCGTGGGCACGGCCATCGGCGTGCAGCGCGGTGGTGTGCTGCAGATCGTGACGCACGAGCTGGAGGTGACCTGCCTGCCCAAGGACATCCCCGCCCACATCGACATCGACGTCTCGAACCTGGACATCGGCGACGCGATCCACGTGGGCGACCTGCAGTTCGAAGGGCTGGAGTTCGAGGACGCCCCGGACCAGACCGTGGTGGTCATTGCCGCGCCGCAACTGGGCGGCGTTGAGGAAGAGGAAGGCGCGGAAGGTGAAGCCGAAGCGGGCACCGGGACGAGCGCCTGA
- a CDS encoding ribose-phosphate diphosphokinase: MLPSYRHERPIALFAGRSNPALARRIAEAYGQELGQVTIKNFSDGEIYVRYEESIRGADLFIIQSTHPGAENWIELLLMIDAARRASAARITAVIPYFGYARQERKDQPRVSIAAKLMANMLTTAGIDRLLTMDLHAPQIQGFFDVPVDHLYGSAVFAEYVQRLNIQNLVVVAPDVGALKMARSYAKRLQADLALIDKRRPRQNEAEVVNIIGEVKGKNVLLIDDIVDTAGTLTNAAKALREAGAREIYAACTHALLSGPAYERIESSVLTKLVVTDTIPLKRPSEKIEVVSVAEIFADAIRRIYTDESVSTLFVE; the protein is encoded by the coding sequence ATGCTACCGAGCTACCGGCACGAGCGCCCCATAGCCCTGTTTGCCGGACGATCGAATCCGGCGCTGGCCCGCCGCATCGCGGAGGCGTACGGTCAGGAACTGGGCCAGGTGACGATCAAGAATTTTTCGGACGGCGAGATCTACGTCCGCTACGAAGAATCCATTCGTGGCGCCGACCTCTTCATTATTCAGAGCACGCATCCCGGCGCCGAGAACTGGATCGAGCTGTTGCTCATGATCGACGCGGCGCGTCGGGCCTCGGCGGCGCGCATCACGGCCGTCATCCCGTACTTCGGCTATGCCCGCCAGGAGCGCAAAGACCAGCCGCGCGTGTCGATTGCCGCCAAGCTCATGGCCAACATGCTTACGACGGCGGGCATCGACCGACTGCTGACGATGGACCTGCACGCGCCGCAGATTCAGGGCTTTTTCGACGTGCCGGTCGATCACCTCTACGGCTCGGCCGTCTTTGCCGAGTACGTGCAGCGGCTCAACATCCAGAACCTGGTGGTGGTGGCACCCGATGTGGGCGCGCTCAAAATGGCCCGCTCCTATGCGAAGCGGCTGCAGGCAGACCTGGCCCTGATCGACAAGCGCCGCCCCCGTCAGAACGAGGCGGAAGTGGTCAACATCATCGGCGAAGTCAAAGGCAAGAACGTCCTGCTCATTGACGATATCGTCGATACGGCCGGCACACTGACCAACGCCGCAAAGGCGCTTCGCGAGGCCGGCGCCCGGGAGATCTATGCGGCCTGCACGCACGCGCTGCTGTCCGGTCCGGCCTACGAGCGCATCGAGTCGTCGGTGCTCACCAAGCTGGTGGTTACCGACACGATCCCGCTCAAGCGACCCTCCGAGAAGATCGAGGTGGTCAGCGTGGCCGAAATCTTTGCCGACGCCATCCGGCGCATCTACACGGACGAGTCAGTTTCGACACTGTTTGTAGAATAA
- a CDS encoding P1 family peptidase, which translates to MGAQGQPSERPRARELGIAPGIFRPGPLNAITDVPGVRVGHVTLILGDSVRTGATAILPHGGNVFQEKVPAGIAVGNGFGKLMGSTQVIELGEIETPIVLTNTLSVPQAAEAILTWTLRQPGNETVRSVNPVVGETNDGFLNNIRARVLRAEHILQAIEQASDGPVPEGNVGAGTGTIAFGWKGGIGTSSRVLPEALGGYTVGVLVQANFGGILHILGVPVGQELGRYYLKEVVEDTSADGSIMIVIATDAPLSDRNLTRLARRAFLGVARTGSPMTNGSGDYAIAFSTAPEVRRTPERRAGVGTYRELSNDRMSPLFQAVVEATEEAIYNALFRAETMEGYRGRVEALPLDRVQEILRKYGRPP; encoded by the coding sequence ATGGGGGCACAGGGGCAGCCGTCCGAACGCCCCCGGGCCCGTGAGCTGGGCATCGCGCCGGGTATTTTCCGGCCCGGTCCGCTGAACGCGATCACCGACGTGCCCGGCGTGCGGGTGGGGCACGTCACGCTGATCCTGGGCGATTCGGTGCGTACGGGCGCCACGGCCATCCTGCCGCACGGCGGTAACGTGTTTCAGGAGAAAGTGCCAGCCGGCATTGCCGTGGGCAACGGGTTCGGCAAGCTCATGGGCAGCACGCAGGTCATCGAACTGGGCGAGATCGAAACGCCCATCGTGCTGACCAACACGCTTTCGGTGCCGCAGGCGGCCGAGGCGATTCTGACCTGGACGCTCCGCCAGCCCGGCAACGAAACCGTGCGCTCGGTCAATCCGGTGGTGGGCGAGACGAACGACGGCTTTCTGAACAACATCCGGGCGCGGGTGCTGCGCGCCGAGCACATCCTGCAGGCCATCGAGCAGGCCAGCGACGGCCCGGTACCCGAGGGCAACGTGGGCGCGGGCACCGGCACGATCGCCTTCGGCTGGAAGGGTGGCATCGGCACCAGTTCGCGCGTGTTGCCCGAGGCGTTGGGCGGCTATACGGTGGGCGTGCTCGTGCAGGCGAACTTCGGCGGGATCCTGCACATCCTGGGCGTCCCGGTGGGCCAGGAACTGGGCCGCTATTACCTGAAAGAGGTGGTCGAGGACACGTCGGCTGACGGCTCCATCATGATCGTGATCGCCACCGACGCGCCACTTTCGGACCGGAACCTGACGCGGCTGGCCCGACGCGCGTTTCTGGGCGTAGCGCGAACCGGCTCGCCCATGACGAACGGCTCCGGCGACTACGCCATCGCCTTCTCTACCGCGCCCGAGGTGCGGCGCACGCCGGAGCGTCGGGCCGGCGTGGGCACCTACCGGGAGCTGTCCAACGACCGCATGTCGCCGCTTTTCCAGGCCGTGGTGGAGGCCACCGAAGAGGCGATCTACAATGCGCTGTTCCGGGCCGAGACGATGGAAGGCTACCGGGGACGGGTCGAGGCGCTTCCGCTGGATCGGGTGCAGGAGATTCTGCGAAAGTACGGTCGGCCCCCGTGA
- a CDS encoding aspartate/glutamate racemase family protein, with product MKDKVIGVIGGMGPYAGLELVRHIFDQTLAASDQEHLPVVLFSMGDRVPDRSAFLFGKTSENPAYAIAEQIRMAESVGAVVVGIPCNTAHAPSIFNVMLEELARTGSRVRVLHLIEETVRFLREHYPDVKRVGVLSTLATYRLGLYRKALEAAGYEAVIADESVQETIVNRAIFDPSYGIKAQSHPVSKIARQSVLTGIEHLRQKGVEAVVLGCTELPLAVPEPEVDGIPIIDPSLALARALIRETYPEQLKPL from the coding sequence ATGAAAGATAAAGTCATCGGCGTGATCGGTGGGATGGGCCCCTACGCGGGGCTGGAACTGGTCCGCCACATCTTCGACCAGACCCTCGCCGCTTCCGATCAGGAGCACCTGCCCGTCGTGCTGTTTTCGATGGGCGACCGCGTGCCCGATCGGAGCGCGTTTCTTTTTGGCAAAACGTCCGAAAACCCGGCCTACGCCATTGCCGAGCAGATCCGGATGGCCGAGTCGGTCGGGGCCGTCGTCGTCGGAATCCCCTGCAACACGGCCCATGCGCCGAGCATCTTCAACGTCATGCTGGAGGAGCTGGCCCGCACGGGCAGCCGCGTGCGCGTGCTGCACCTGATCGAGGAAACCGTCCGTTTTTTGCGCGAACACTACCCGGACGTCAAGCGCGTGGGCGTCCTCTCGACGCTGGCCACCTACCGGCTCGGGCTCTACCGGAAAGCCCTGGAAGCCGCCGGCTACGAAGCGGTGATCGCCGACGAAAGCGTGCAGGAGACCATCGTCAACCGGGCCATCTTCGATCCCTCCTACGGCATCAAAGCCCAGAGCCATCCGGTCTCCAAGATCGCACGCCAGAGCGTACTGACAGGCATCGAGCACCTGCGCCAGAAAGGCGTCGAGGCGGTCGTGCTGGGCTGCACCGAACTGCCGCTGGCCGTACCTGAACCGGAGGTGGATGGGATCCCGATCATCGACCCTTCGCTGGCGCTGGCCCGCGCCCTGATCCGAGAAACCTACCCGGAACAGCTCAAACCGCTCTGA
- a CDS encoding TIGR01458 family HAD-type hydrolase: MPLPEALRNVRAFVFDLDGTLYQGEQALPGAVEAIRALQQAGYAVCFATNTTSKSRRQLVEKLRRLGFEASADRVFSPPALAGAFLRAQGASAYLLVPEATLEDFAGVRPDETHPDYVVVGDLGPAWTFERLNRAFRLIQEHGARLIGLGRTRYWQTDAGLQLDAGPFIAALEYATGREAIIFGKPDRRFFEQICAALAPPPGQVAMVGDDIRTDVEAAMQAGLRGVLVRTGKFRPSDLEGPVRPEVVLDSVADLRP; encoded by the coding sequence ATGCCCTTGCCCGAAGCACTCCGGAACGTGCGCGCGTTCGTGTTCGACCTGGACGGCACGCTCTACCAGGGTGAGCAGGCGCTGCCCGGAGCCGTCGAAGCCATCCGTGCGCTGCAACAGGCCGGCTATGCGGTGTGCTTCGCCACGAACACCACCTCGAAAAGCCGCCGCCAGCTCGTCGAAAAACTCCGGCGGCTGGGCTTCGAGGCGTCGGCCGACCGGGTGTTCAGCCCGCCCGCCCTGGCCGGTGCCTTCCTCCGCGCGCAGGGCGCCTCGGCCTACCTGCTGGTGCCGGAGGCCACGCTGGAGGACTTCGCGGGCGTCCGGCCGGACGAAACCCACCCGGACTATGTCGTGGTGGGCGATCTGGGTCCGGCCTGGACCTTCGAGCGACTCAACCGTGCGTTTCGTCTGATTCAGGAACACGGCGCCCGCCTGATCGGCCTGGGCCGCACGCGCTACTGGCAGACCGACGCCGGGCTTCAGCTCGATGCCGGACCGTTTATCGCCGCGCTCGAATATGCCACGGGGCGCGAGGCGATCATCTTCGGCAAGCCGGACCGGCGCTTCTTCGAGCAGATCTGCGCGGCGCTGGCGCCGCCGCCCGGGCAGGTGGCCATGGTCGGCGACGACATCCGCACCGACGTCGAGGCGGCCATGCAGGCGGGGCTGCGTGGCGTGCTCGTCCGCACCGGTAAATTCCGCCCGTCCGATCTTGAAGGGCCGGTGCGGCCCGAGGTGGTGCTCGATTCGGTGGCCGATCTGCGCCCGTAG
- a CDS encoding 3'(2'),5'-bisphosphate nucleotidase: MDRMFTAEHEVALAAVREAAVLCRNIQAAIGPDVLEKKDRSPVTVADFGSQALICRRLAEAFPDDPVMAEEDSAALREPAQAALLDRVVAEVRRLVPEATAEAVCAWIDRGNLTAYRPRFWTLDPIDGTKGFLRGDQYAIALALVVEGQVQVAALACPNLPLTPGADAPRGVVFTAVRGEGALAWPLEGEGEPVRVQVSATADPAQARFCESFESAHSAHDAAAEVARRLGITLPPRRLDSQAKYAMVARGEADLYLRLPTRPGYVEKVWDHAAGVLIVTEAGGRVTDIHGRPLRFDLGPTLAKNRGVVVSNGRLHAAVLEAIAAVGVA; the protein is encoded by the coding sequence ATGGATCGCATGTTCACGGCAGAACACGAGGTGGCGCTGGCGGCCGTACGCGAGGCGGCCGTGCTGTGCCGCAACATCCAGGCGGCCATCGGGCCCGATGTGCTGGAGAAAAAAGACCGGAGTCCGGTCACGGTGGCCGACTTCGGCAGCCAGGCACTCATCTGCAGGCGGCTGGCCGAGGCGTTTCCGGACGATCCGGTCATGGCCGAAGAGGACAGCGCGGCGCTGCGGGAGCCCGCGCAGGCGGCGCTGCTGGACCGCGTCGTGGCCGAGGTACGGCGCCTGGTGCCCGAAGCCACGGCTGAAGCGGTATGCGCCTGGATCGACCGCGGCAATCTGACGGCCTACCGCCCGCGCTTCTGGACGCTGGATCCGATCGACGGCACCAAAGGCTTCCTGCGCGGCGACCAGTACGCCATTGCGCTGGCGCTCGTCGTGGAGGGACAGGTGCAGGTGGCCGCGCTGGCCTGTCCAAACCTGCCGCTTACGCCCGGCGCGGACGCACCCCGGGGCGTGGTCTTCACGGCCGTACGGGGCGAAGGCGCCCTGGCCTGGCCGCTGGAGGGCGAAGGAGAGCCCGTGCGCGTTCAGGTGAGCGCGACGGCCGATCCCGCGCAGGCGCGCTTCTGCGAGTCGTTCGAGTCGGCCCACAGCGCGCACGACGCGGCGGCCGAGGTGGCCCGACGGCTGGGCATCACGTTGCCACCCCGGCGGCTCGACAGCCAGGCCAAGTACGCCATGGTGGCACGGGGCGAGGCCGACCTGTACCTGCGGCTGCCCACGCGGCCCGGTTACGTCGAAAAGGTGTGGGACCACGCGGCCGGCGTGCTGATCGTAACCGAGGCGGGCGGGCGCGTGACAGATATTCATGGCCGGCCGCTGCGCTTCGACCTGGGGCCGACGCTGGCCAAAAACCGGGGCGTGGTGGTCTCCAACGGCCGGCTGCACGCGGCCGTGCTGGAAGCCATCGCGGCCGTCGGCGTCGCGTAG
- a CDS encoding putative toxin-antitoxin system toxin component, PIN family, whose translation MKVFLDTNVLVSALATRGLCADLVRLVLTRHELIVAEVVLEELRRVLREKFDVSEEAVQKVEALLRGYTVVSAPEALPDLPLDANDRRVLAAAIAGDADVLVTGDRELLDLAGLVERPRILDPRGFWDLLHASEGSAEV comes from the coding sequence GTGAAAGTCTTCCTCGACACAAACGTACTGGTCAGCGCGCTGGCAACCCGGGGACTATGCGCCGACCTGGTGCGTCTGGTACTTACCCGACACGAACTGATCGTGGCAGAGGTCGTGCTTGAAGAATTGCGGCGCGTGCTGCGGGAGAAGTTCGACGTTTCAGAAGAAGCGGTGCAAAAGGTCGAGGCATTGCTTCGGGGCTATACGGTGGTCTCCGCGCCGGAAGCATTGCCGGACCTGCCGCTGGATGCAAACGACCGCAGGGTGCTGGCAGCAGCGATTGCGGGGGATGCCGATGTGCTGGTGACCGGAGATCGTGAGCTGCTTGATCTCGCTGGCCTTGTAGAGCGACCTCGTATTCTTGACCCTCGAGGCTTCTGGGATCTACTGCATGCCTCGGAAGGGTCGGCAGAGGTTTGA